The proteins below come from a single Macaca fascicularis isolate 582-1 chromosome 9, T2T-MFA8v1.1 genomic window:
- the LOC102142027 gene encoding calcyclin-binding protein-like — MASEELQKDLEEVKVLLEKATRKRVRDALTAEKSKIETEIKNKMQQKSQKKAELLDNEKLAAVVAPITTGYKVKSSNYGWDQSDKFVKIYITLSGVHQVPTENVQVHFTERSFDLLVNNLNGKSYSMIVNNLLKPISVEGSSKKVKTDTVLILCRKKVKNTRWDYLTQLEKECKEKEKPSYDTETDSSEGLMNVLKKIYEDGDDDTKRTIDKAWVESREKQSKGDTEF, encoded by the coding sequence ATGGCTTCAGAAGAGCTACAGAAAGATCTAGAAGAGGTAAAGGTGTTGCTGGAAAAGGCTACTAGGAAAAGAGTACGTGATGCCCTTACGGCTGAAAAATCCAAGATTGAGACAGAAATCAAGAACAAGATGCAACAGAAATCACAGAAGAAAGCAGAACTTCTTGATAATGAAAAACTAGCTGCTGTGGTTGCTCCCATTACAACGGGCTATAAGGTGAAAAGCAGTAATTATGGATGGGATCAGTCAGATAAGTTTGTGAAAATCTACATTACTTTAAGTGGAGTGCATCAAGTTCCCACTGAGAATGTGCAGGTGCATTTCACAGAGAGGTCATTTGATCTTTTGGTAAATAATCTAAATGGGAAGAGTTACTCCATGATTGTGAACAATCTCTTGAAACCCATCTCTGTGGAAGGCAGTTCAAAAAAAGTCAAGACTGATACAGTTCTTATATTGTgtagaaagaaagtgaaaaacacaAGGTGGGATTACCTGACCCAGCTTGAAAAAGagtgcaaagaaaaagagaagcccTCCTATGACACTGAAACAGATTCTAGTGAGGGATTGATGAATGTTCTAAAGAAAATTTATGAAGATGGAGATGATGATACGAAGAGAACCATTGATAAAGCCTGGGTGGAATCAAGAGAGAAGCAATCCAAAGGAGACACAGAATTTTGA